The DNA sequence GATGAGGCATTTGCCGTCAATGAATCTATTGCTTTTGAATTTAGTCAACATGCGTTAAATCACAATAAGACAAGCAGGGTTGTTCTTTTTTTTAAAGAAAATAGCCAATTTATACTCTCTTTAAAAAGCTACTTACTAAGTAATACTGCCACAAAGGCTGTGTATTGTTCCACAAAGTCAAGAGTTCTTAATAAGCAAAGTCGTAAGAATCTATTATTCAAATTGCATAATTATTTTCTAGGTAATCTTTTATATGTCAACGCATCTAAGTTAAAGTGATTTTCGACATTCCTAAACATATTTGAGGAACGGAGGGCAAGTTTTATTGCTTACTTTAAACTTTTGATGTACAATGTTTTTTCATATTAATGATTCATTACGTTCTCTGCAAGAACAAGAGGAGAAGACTAAAACTACTATAAATGTTCTAAATTGTTGGGTAAAGTTTACATGCTCAATAGTTCTCAAATTAACATTCTTTGGTATCGTCACTCATGAAATATATTCTTATTTGTTAGGAGTTGAAGTAAATGTTCAATTGTTAGCCGCTAGTATGACAGGCTTAAGAGTCAATACATCCACGCAATTGTTCCAATTATTTCAGAAAAAAATTAATCAGTCTCCTTAATCTTGCCACAATAGTAGAGAAATAAAAATCACAATAGTAGAGAAATAAAAATATAGCTAGAACAGTATTACTGTGCGTTGATAAATAGTGTGCAACGAACAATTGCGTATCAAATCTTATTGCACTTTAATCCCACGACTTCTTCAACTGCATATACAACGCCTGGACGTTTTGCTTTTCATACTCGCTAACCAGCGTCTGGTTGGCGGATTCGAGAATGAGGTAGGCCTGCTCGCGGAGGATAAGCTTGCGGTCGGGGGAGCAAACCGCCCCGGCTACCAGCGAAACGGCTTCCAGCAATCGCCGAAACAGGGCGTAATTACCGGTCGAGTTGATGCGGGGCAGGTCGAAGGACAGGCGCATGTATACGTCGAAGTCGGCCGCACGCAGCATAACGCGCAGGTGCGTACCGTCGGAGCGCAGTCGGGCCGGAAACTCCCGCCGGGCCAGCCGTTCGCCAATGGCGCCAATGTAGTCAACGGCCATGACGGCCGTTGTTGTGTCGTTGATACCGGGCGACAGTGCCTTCAGGGTAATATCCACCAACTGCTGAATACCAAAACCAACATCCTGTTCCACATTGCGGTGGCGGCCGATACTGACAAAGTCGAGCAGGTCATTCGACCAGTCGGCTTCCGACGGGTCGGGGCGTTCCATGTCGCTACGAACGCTGAATAGCACCGTACCATCGCCCAGGAACGCACCCATCTCTTTCTCGATGCGCAGCACTACCCGGTTACGCGTGGCCCAGGCCAGCAAGCCATCGGTATTAATACGCTGCAGGTATCCCACCTGATTGCTTTTGACAGGCCACCAACCCGTTTGTTCATCGGCATAACGGAGGGCTGCCTGAACCTGTTGCGGATCATCGACAGGTTCACCAAATTCGTCGGGAAACAGCGTATCGATAGCGCTGCCGGTTTCGTGAAAGATGCGCCGGACAATGGTACCCGTCTGGAGAGACTCGGCGATGTGGTGGATGAAAAAGATCAGCGCAGCTACACCACCCAGGGCCAGCAGAAGGCCAACCGCTACCGCCGTGGCTGGCACAAAATCACCCTCGTCGCGACTACGGATAGTACCCAGCACGATCAGGCAATAGGCAAAGACACTGACGAAGTAACCCATGACAAACTGGTTGACATGGTCGCGCATGAAGTTTCGCAGCACCCGGGGTGAGTACTGGCTGCTAACCTGCGTAATGGTCGAAAGCGTGAGCGAGAACGTCAGCGCGGCAACCGTCAGCATGGAACCGGCAATGGCCGTGAGCATACCCCGCGCCCCATCGGCACCGGTACCAAACAGCAGCGGAAACTGTTTCTTGCCCTGCCAGGCGGTGTGCACATCGAATTCAACCAGCCCATACGCAAGCCCGAAAGAGAGCAATACCAGTACACCCGGCAAAAACCAGAGCGACTCCCGAAGCTGTTGCCAATACTGACCAAAATGGCTGTTCATAGAAAGAGTACGATGTCCAGCCCGTTCGGGTGGGTTGTCGAAGAAAGCGAATGAATAGCCTGACCTGAGGCAACGTTAAGCCATTATCTGACGACGCGCTGTAAAACCTTATTAATGGAATAAACGACCCCGTTCGTTGCGCGGATATTCGCCTGAATCACGTCGGCAACAACGCCCCGGCCATCTTCAATGGTAATCATGTTTTCCTGTTTATGCACGACCAGGATCTGGCCCGTCAGGTTCGTGAGGTTCTGGCCGTCTTTGAGCTGATCGGATGTTAAACGGCCCTTTACTACGTGATAAGCCAGCAGTTGAATCAGGCGATTTTTGCTCGAAGGCAGCAGTAGCTCCCGAAGTTCCGACTCGGACATCACCGAAAAAGCCGCGTTGGTAGGGGCAAATACCGTGAAGGGGCCACTACCGGCTGCCTGTTTGGTCAGTCCGGACGCTTCGAGCAGCTGCAACAGGGTTGTGTGTTCGGTCGATAACGATGCGCTTTGGGCCAGATTCTTACCCGTTTTTATACCACTGGCTTTCAGGTTTGGATCAACCGTACTGGTCTGGGCCATAGCGGCTGTGTGGA is a window from the Spirosoma rigui genome containing:
- a CDS encoding DUF2254 domain-containing protein, translating into MNSHFGQYWQQLRESLWFLPGVLVLLSFGLAYGLVEFDVHTAWQGKKQFPLLFGTGADGARGMLTAIAGSMLTVAALTFSLTLSTITQVSSQYSPRVLRNFMRDHVNQFVMGYFVSVFAYCLIVLGTIRSRDEGDFVPATAVAVGLLLALGGVAALIFFIHHIAESLQTGTIVRRIFHETGSAIDTLFPDEFGEPVDDPQQVQAALRYADEQTGWWPVKSNQVGYLQRINTDGLLAWATRNRVVLRIEKEMGAFLGDGTVLFSVRSDMERPDPSEADWSNDLLDFVSIGRHRNVEQDVGFGIQQLVDITLKALSPGINDTTTAVMAVDYIGAIGERLARREFPARLRSDGTHLRVMLRAADFDVYMRLSFDLPRINSTGNYALFRRLLEAVSLVAGAVCSPDRKLILREQAYLILESANQTLVSEYEKQNVQALYMQLKKSWD
- a CDS encoding fasciclin domain-containing protein, with the translated sequence MKRLSLFLYGFAMAALLHTAAMAQTSTVDPNLKASGIKTGKNLAQSASLSTEHTTLLQLLEASGLTKQAAGSGPFTVFAPTNAAFSVMSESELRELLLPSSKNRLIQLLAYHVVKGRLTSDQLKDGQNLTNLTGQILVVHKQENMITIEDGRGVVADVIQANIRATNGVVYSINKVLQRVVR